Genomic segment of Oncorhynchus nerka isolate Pitt River linkage group LG10, Oner_Uvic_2.0, whole genome shotgun sequence:
CAATTTTTAAGAATGTCACTGTACTGTTTTACAGCTGTTGTATCATGTGCACGTGGTGAATAAACGTCACATTTAAACTTTTGTTTGTCTCAAGTAACTACTAAGTAGACCAGGGttccccaaactcagtcctgtcctgcccccctcccccccgATTAGTTTTTTTGCCATAACACTACACGGCTGATTCGCATAACCAACTCATCCTCAAACGtatattatttgaatcagctgtataCTGCttaggcaacaacaacaaaaaacatgcgGCCGGGATCGAACAGAGcctgtttgtttttttttttttacaatgggaGCAAATTAATCATCGTGGGCAGAGCACGAACTAGTAAGATCCTATTGGAGCGATCTAGCACATATATGCAtcatttccgttagggaacgcctgCTATGAGTGCGAGTGTGCAATAACTCAAATCGCGTATGCACTCCTAAACAACACCATTTTAAGAAACTTTTTGCAGCCCACAAAGTTTCTTATAGATTTTAGTTTAGGAAACAGAACTGTATGGAGATCAAATGTTACATCGATGACAAAATTAGCAGAATCTGCCAAAATCCTTCTCGCTCAATCTTCTTCCGCAGCCCGCCACTGGCACTGTGCTTCCTCACATCACCATAtcttggtagtgagtggaaacgccaaccggatgcttcacgtttacacatccggtgaaatatctgaAATATCTGGCTCATTCTTCTATCCGAGACATGGTGATGCGCACGCGTTAGTCCTTTTGTGTGACAACTACAACTCCCACATTGCTGTTATTGCCGACCGGCGGATCCCCTCCTCCGTAACCAACTTCCCCAGTATTCAATCAAGAACCTCTACTGAAACAGCAGGCATGTCTGGGCTCATCAGAACTATTTCAACCCGCACTGCTCCAGCTCTGCGCGGACCTATGATTACCCAGAGGGCCAGTGTCTTCACCAGACCGGCTAAAGACCCTCTCGGCCCTTCTGTAAGTAATTGTACCTGTATTTTTCATACAGACAAGAAAATCATTAGTAGGTAGCTCGTCGTAGTAGCTGTTGTGGCATACATCCTTATGATGTTAGGCctgttagccagctaactaactaaATCTAGCGGCATTTTTATCAATTAATTATGGTCATAATTCCACTTTGGTGGGGTAACATCGCAACGAGTCACGAGTGTTGCATAGATGTCTTATTTTAGCCCAAAAAAATATTGGACATTTTAGTTGGACTGGAAGGTCACGTTAACGTTAGCAAGCTAGGTCAGTTCGTGACAGGCAAGGATGCACAACTACCTTGCCAACGCCGGCTGACACTGTCAGATCGCGGTTGTGTTTTGTGGCTATATACCCTTGATAGGAAACTATAGGTATTCATAATGTAAAAGTGTATTCTATTATTGCTTTTGTGATCATTTGCTAACGCTTTATTGCGTTAATCTCCAAGGTCGTGTTAGCTATGTAGCTACTTTAGCTAGTTAGGTAACATTGCTAGTCACCGATGATTCAGCACATGACATTGAACCTCAATTTGAGGCACTCTGTTCTATACATTTGATCATTCTGTAACGTTACACAACACTCAACATGGCACCTTGCCTGGAATAATGTAACCATGTTtgcgctctctccctttctgtagGAGACAGTCATCGGACTGGGGATGTTCGCAGTGGCTATCCTGGGACCTTCCGGTTGGGTTCTCGCCAACATTGAGAACTACAAGAAGAAAGAATAACTTAACATGGACTCTGTCTTAA
This window contains:
- the LOC115136404 gene encoding cytochrome c oxidase subunit 8B, mitochondrial — translated: MSGLIRTISTRTAPALRGPMITQRASVFTRPAKDPLGPSETVIGLGMFAVAILGPSGWVLANIENYKKKE